A segment of the Triticum urartu cultivar G1812 chromosome 1, Tu2.1, whole genome shotgun sequence genome:
TGGTGTAGATGATGGCGAAGTTATCTCTGAAGATCAAGACGAGGGCCATGCATAGCAGCCCGATGAGCAGCGACTCggcgatgacgacgacgacggcgtGCATTGCTGCCCTTGGACGGCCAGAGCCCAGCTCGTTGGAGACCCGAACACTGAAAAACGTAAACAGGTATACGTTCAACAGTTTATTTAGAAACTAAAATTTGATGGTTGTGGTGGAGCGATGGGTTGGTGAACAAGAACCGACAATTTAGATACACAGTTACAATTAACCTGACCTGATGGCAGCATTGAGGCCAATGAAGATCATGCATTCCCAACCGTTTATATTCATGCTGAAAAATTAAGCATAAGTATTCTGTCAGCTTAATTATATGTATGACCAGTATTCTGAAGCATATATCTTTAGTTAGTAGAGAACGTTCGAAAGAAAGGTAACGAGTACCAGACGCCAAGCGAGTCGACGGCAATCTGCGCATCCTGGAGGTTGCCGGTGAGGacggtgatcatgccgaggtacCAAATCTCAAGGCAGAGCATGACGGCGGACTCGAGTGAGAGCTTGACGAACGCCCACATGTCGTGGAATGCGGCCATGGACCAGCCCCTCCAGCCGTCCTTGCACCAGCCGATGATGTAGGCGGCCTGTCCCAGCGCGATGGCCCAAAGGGAGAGGTcgtaggcggcggcggcgcccggGGTGCCCCATCCGAGGACGGTGACGAGGAGGTAGGTGAGCGCGACGTGGAAGCAGAGGCCGGCGACGCCGATCCAGGCGAGCACCAGGACCTTGCTCTGCGCCTGGAGGAACTTGCCAGTGGGGAAGTTGACGGCGAAGGACAAGGCCCCAGGGAGGATGTAGAGCGAGAAGCGGGCGGCCTCGCGCGCGAGGACGGGGTCCTGGCCGACGGCGAGGAGGAGCGGCTCGGCAAAGACGTAGAAGGGCACCATTAGGAGTGCGGCAGCGATGAGGACGATCCAGGAGCGCTGCAGGTAGACGCCGAGCATGGCCACCTGGCCGGCGCCGAACGCCTGCCCGCACAGCGTCTCCAGAGCGCTCCCCATGCCGAGCTGCACGAGCCCTCGCGTTGGCATCAGAAAATACGCAAGAATGGTGTGTGAAAGACCGTGCAAAGCATACCAAGAATCCGAGGGAGAAGGTGGAGAAGACGGAGAGGccgatggaggcggcggcgaggggcaGGTTGCCGAGGTGGCCGACGAAGATGGTGGTGACGGAGCTGACGGCGTACATGCTGAGCGTGGCGATGGCGATGGGCGTGCCGATGCCCCAGAGGCGCTTGGACTCGTCCCACGCCATGCGTGCGGCCTCCCGCGCGGTGCTCACCGCCGCCGCGTCGGAACCCATCGCCCGCTCCCTCGGCCGGCTTGCAGCGTCAATGGTCTGGGTCGGCCCTCGCTACAAACCTCGAGGACGAGGAGCACTAAAGCGCGACATTACTCCAGCAGCAACCCGCGCGCGCGAGGACCCTCGATGACTGGGACTTGTCAGTGGTCACACACAGAAGAGGCCTCCACGATGACGTCCACGTGCGTTTGCCCAGAGAGTGAATCAATTCTTCTGCCGACCCttttaggcctcctttggtttagaTGAATTTCATAGGCCTTTGGTTTAGATAAATTTCATAGAAATTCTAGAAGATAGGATTCTTATAgaattttttcctttagagctctttggttcataggaatggattcctattcctacatagaATTGGCTCCTATCCTTCATATTtcatagaaaaataaaaaagagcctagactcaatgaaaaaattcttttggtgtcaaccaaatgacatcttgtttactattcctactcataggatttgagatacatgtcagtTCATTTCCTACgagattcctattcctatgataatcctatcttatgaaccaaaagaggccttaAAAGGAAAAAATGCCGACTGAATTGTACACTGGATATATAAAAAAAGACTTaagtgccacacgtgtggcacgaACGCACACACGATGAGGGACTATGGTATccccagcccaccagggttcaaatcctggtgctcgcatttattcctAGATTTATTTCAGTATTTCCGGCGAtgcgcattcagtgggaggagatgttcccgtcgacgacgaaacgcctacggtgacttcataaatctcaagatgatatgtcggctcagtctttcggaggtgctcataggggtagggtgtgtaCGTGTGCGTTCATAgaggtgagtgtatgcgcgtgtatatgagtgCTTATGTCTGTAGTGATGTTCAAAAAAAAACTCCAAACATTTTTTATGACAAGTTTAGTGACGCGAGGATGGCAACTCTCTTTTCAGATGACAAGTTTTAGTTCTTTTGGAAGGGGGGTTGTTTTTTTAGATGGCAACTTTAGTTGTAAAAAATGTCAGGAGCCGGAATGCTTCGTGCCACATGTGTGGTACCTGGAAATTTTCTTGGCATCGATCACTTTTTTCTTCTTCCTAAGCGCATGATATGGGGAGGCCGAACCTCGCTAAAGAAGAAGCAGCCTCACTATCTATCTTAAGAATGTGGGAGTGCAGGCTCGCTAGGAAGCAGCAGCTCCAGTATCTATCTTAGGGATGCAGGGGTGTAGAGGAATCACCAGAGTTGTTCACCGATGTTGGGCTTAAAGAGATGGCCAGGACGGTGGCTAACACGACGGTGGGGAGAAGTCGAGGGGTGGGTGGGGCGGCAGTAGCCACCGACCGCAAGGGACGGAATCAGGCAGTTAGTGATGGCTTGGCCAGCGGCTACACGAGGACGCAGAAcctggaggttgaagatgaataATATTCTGATTTATTTAAATCCGCTAGATGAAGTTCTAATGGCCCTTGATGAAAGTGACGAATGCAACATATTTTTCAGGCACCTGACGCATAGGTGGCCCACTATTTTACGATGGGAGGAGAGCTGCTTTATTTATTAAATGAATAAAAAAAGGGTGCACAAAACCTCTTGGTTAATtaaaaaaagaaaatctgaataACACAGTGGCAAACAGGGTACAACATCCAGCTAAATTAGGTTTTTCAAGGATACTTTGACATGTCAAAGCATCTATAATGGAGATGTACAAATTTGACCTCCTATATGTTAGGGATGCGTCTAGATGGGACTATGGACAGGAGCCGATTATCCCTCATTTGCCCGCCATTGCAAACCACAACCCTAtttgctgttggggaacgtagtaatttcaaaaaaattcctacgcacacgcaagatcatggtgatgcatagcaacgagaggggagagtattgtctacgtacccttgtagaccgaaagcggaagcgttatatcaacgcggttgatgtagtcgtacgtcttcacggcccgaccgatcaagcatcgaaactacgtcacctccgagttttagcacacgttcagctcgatgacgatccccggactccgatccaacaaagtgtcggggaagagttccgtcagcacgacggcgtggtgacgatcctgatgttctaccgtcgcaagacttcgcctaagcaccgctacaatattatcgaggattatggtggaagggggcaccgcacacggctaagaaaacgatcacgtggatcaacttgtgtgtctaggggttccccctgccccgtatataaaggagcaaggggaggaggccggccggccctatggcgcgccaaggaggagtcctcctcctagtaggagtaggactcctactaggagggggaaggaagtggggagggagaaggaaaggggggtgccgcccccctctcctagtccaattcggaccaggggggaggaggcgcgcggcccaccctggctgcccttctctctctccactaaggcccatatggcccattacttctcccgggggggttccggtaaccctccggcactccggttttctctgaaatcacccgaaacacttccggtgtccgaatatagtcgtccaatatatcaatctttatgtctcgaccatttcgagactcctcgtcatgtccgtgatcacattcgggactccgaactaacttcggtacatcaaaaccaataaactcataatataactgtcatcgaaaccttaagcgtgcggaccctacgggttcgagaacaatgtagacatgatcgagacacgtctccggtcaataaccaatagcggaacctggatgctcatattggctcctacatattctacgaagatcttttatcggtcagaccgcataacaacatacgttgttccctttgtcatcggtatgttacttgcccgagatttgatcgtcggtatctcaatacctagttcaatctcgttaccggcaagtctctttactcgttccgtaatacatcatctcgcaactaactcattagttgcattggttgcaaggctcaggtgatgtgtattaccgagagggcccagagatacctctccgacaatcggagtgacaaatcctaatcttgaaatacgccaacccaacatttacctttggagacacctgtagagctcctttataatcacccagttacgttgtgacgtttggtagcacacaaagtgttcctccggcaaacgggagttgcataatctcatagacataggaacatgtataagtcatgaagaaagcaatagcagcatactaaacgatcgggtgctaagctaatggaatgggtcatgtcaatcacatcattctcctaataatgtgatcccgttaatcaaatgacaacacatgtctatgattaggaaacataaccatctttggttaatgagctagtcaagtagaggcatactagtgacatttagtttgtctatgtattcacacaagtattatgtttccggataatacaattctagcatgaataataaacatttatcatgatataaggaaataaaataataacattattattgcctctagggcatatttccttcagtctcccacttgcactagagtcaataatctagattacacagtaatgattctaacacccatggagctttggtgttgatcatgttttgctcgtggaagaggcttagtcaacggttctgcaacattcagatccgtatgtatcttgcaaatctctatgtctcccaccttggactagatcccggatggaattgaagcgtctcttgatgtgcttggttctcttgtgaaatctggattcctttgccaaggcaattgcaccagtattgtcacaaaagattttcattggatccgatgcactaggtatgacacctagatcggatatgaactccttcatccagactcctttgtttgctgcttccgaagcagctatgtactccgcttcacatgtagatcccgccacaacgctttgtttagaactgcatcaactgacagctccaccgtttaatgtaaacacgtatccggtttgcgatttagaatcgtccggatcagtgtcaaagcttgcatcaacataaccatttactatgagctctttgtcacctccatatatgagaaacatatccttagtccttttctggtatttcaggatgttcttgatcgctgtccagtgatccactcctggattactttggtacctccctgctagacttatagcaagacacacatcaggtctggtacacagcattgcatacatgatagagcctatggctgaagcatagggaacatctttcattttctctctatcttctgcattggtcgggcattgagtcttactcaatttcacaccttgtaacccaggcaagattcctttctttgcttgatccattttgaacttcttcaaaattttgtcaaggtatgcgctttgtgaaagtccaattaagcgtcttgatctatctctatagatcttaatgcctaatatgtaagcagctttaccgaggtctttcattgaaaaactcttattcaagtatccctttatgctatccagaaattctatatcatttccgattagtaatatgtcatctacatataatatcagaaatgctacagagctcccactcactttcttgtaaatacaggcttctccaaaagtctgtacaaaaccaaatgctttgatcacactatcaaagcgtttattccaactccgagatgcttgcaccagtccataaatggatcgctggagcttgcacactttgttagctccctttggatcgacaaatccttccggctgcatcatatacaactcttcttccagaaatccattcaggaatgcagttttgacatccatctgccaaatttcataatcataaaatgcggcaattgctaacatgattcggacagacttaagcatcgctacgggtgagaaggtctcatcgtagtcaatcccttgaacttgtcgaaaaccttttgcgacaagtcgagatttgtagacagtaacattaccgtcggcgtcagtcttcttcttaaagatccatttattctcaattgcttgctgatcattgggcaagtcaaccaaagtccatactttgttttcatacatggatcccatcttagatttcatggcttcgagccattttacggaatctgggctcaccatcgcttcttcatagttcgcacgttcatcatgatctagtagcatgacttccagaacaggattaccataccactctggtgcggatcttactctagttgatctacgaggttcagtagtaacttgttctgaagtttcatgatcattatcattggcttccccactaattggtgtaggtgtcacagaaacctgtttctacgatgtactactttccaataagggagcaggtacagttacctcatcaagttctactttcctcccactcacttctttcgagagaaactccttctctagaaaggattcattcttagcgacaaatgtcttgccttcggatctgtgatagaaggtgtacccaatagtctcttttgggtatcctatgaagacacatttctctgatttgggttcgagcttatcaggttgaagtttcttcacataagcatcgcagcctcaaacttttagaaacgacaactttggtttcttgccaaaccacagttcataaggcgtcgtctcaacggattttgatggtgccctatttaacgtgaatgcggctatctcttgagcataaccccaaaatgatagcggtaaatccgtaagagacatcatagatcgtaccatatcaagtaaagtacgattacgacgttcatacacaccattacgctgtggtgttccgggtggcgtgagttgcgaaactattccgcattgtttcaaatgtagaccaaactcgtaactcaaatattctcctccacgatcagatcgtagaaactttattttcttgttacgatgattttcaacttcactctgaaattctttgaacttttcaaatgtttcatacttatgtttcattaagtagatatacccatatctgcttaaatcatctgtgaaggtgagaaaataacgatatccgccacgagcttcaacattcattggaccacatacatctgtatggaTGATTTCCagcaaatctgttgctctctccatagtaccggagaacggtgttttagtcatcttgcccatgaggcacggttcgcaagtaccaagtgattcataatcaagtggttccaaaattccatcagtatggagtttcttcatgcgttttacaccgatatgacctaaacggcagtgccacaaataagttgcactatcattatcaactctgcatcttttggcttcaacattatgaatatgtgtatcactactatcgagattcatcaaaactagaccactctttaagggtgcatgaccataaaagatattactcatataaatagaacaaccattattctctgatttaaatgaataaccgtctcgcatcaaacaagatccagatataatgttcatgctcagcgctggcaccaaataacaattatttaggtctaatactaatcccgatggtagatgtagaggtagcgtgccgaccacgatcacatcgactttggaaccatttcccacgcgcatcgtcacctcgtccttcgccagtgttcgcttaatccgtagtccctgtttcgagttgcaaatattagcaacagaaccagtatcaaatacctaggtgctattgcgagctctagtaaggtacacatcaataacatgtatatcacatatacctttgttcaccttgccatccttcttatctgccaaatacttcgggcagttccgcttccagtgaccagtctgcttgcagtagaagcactcagtttcaggcttaggtccagatttgggtttcttctcttgagcagcaacttgcttgctgttcttacTGCATGGATAACCATTGAGACATGAACCAGAAACTGGGGTACCCTGCGCTGTCCTTGCGGTGGTTGAGGAGTTGGATCCGGCAGTGGAGCCCAAGGGGGTCGTCGGAATGGCGCCTGCGGCAGCGCCGGAGAACGAGGAACTGGGGAAGGGAAGGGAAATCCGGTGAGACGACAGCAGGGAGCGAACGGAAGGAGAGGAAAGGCGGATCCTTTAGTACTTGCTCGTCCGGGTCCTCGCTCGCCGCGGTCGAAGGAGAGCAGGGGCCGGTGGCGAAGGACGGCAGGGGCAGGCGGGGTGGGTGCATCGGGGCCGCGCTCGCCGGCTGCTGCAGGAGCCGAAGGAGGCCCTCGCTCGTCGGAAGGGAAGGAGGAGAGGAGAGGACGGGTGGCGCGCGCCTCGGGCCGATCCGTTCGGGGGGCGCGGGGCGGCCGGGTGGAGTCGCTGACGACGTGCAGGCGCGGCGGACGGAGGGGGCGCCGGCGTACGTTGGTGTCCGAgtgggggatctggcgagggagggaggccatagtgcgaggggaataggtggagtgggggagggttctaatggcgcacccccctggtgcgccattagaattttgtttTAGTTACTAGCCGACTGGTCAGGTTATATCCACCTAACCCTATCTCCATCAGAACATgcccactagcccgactggtcagcacgCAACACACACAgtaggaggtcctgggttcgattccagGCTCCCCAATTttgtttttatgcatttaaaatgctgtttgatttttatttgtgtttaaatatgttcaaacttgtttaaatcataaaagtaatattttttataaaaacagtaataatttttttaaaaatataatcaaatttgttatttgaaaaaatttatgaatatgaaaaaatatcaatccaaatttattatttgaaaatatcatgaGTTCatgggtcggcggcggcggcccggTGGGAGGCGAGGGAGGGTGCGGTtggggtcgtcggcggcggttggaagtaggggagggtgcggggggtcggcggcggcggccggtggagcgggggagatGGTGCGGGGCCGGGTGCTCGGCGGTGGAGGGGGACTGgatataaaaaataaaaaataaaaaaaataaagaaaagctattaacctagagcccaacgtaatccaacgtatctataatttttgattgctccatgctatattaatctactgttttgaatgtttatggggcttttttatacacttttatatcatttttgggactaacctattaacctagagcccagtgccagtttctgttttaaCCCTGTTTAAGGTTTTTCgaagaaaaaggaaaatcaaacggagtccaattgactgAAATTTCACGGAACTCAGTTTTGGAAGGAAAGAGCCAGAAGACTGGAGTACACCATCGGGGGATCTGGCGAGGAGGTCCACGAGgccaggggggcgcgcccacccaaactgggcgcgccctccaccctcgtgagccccttgtgccccctgatgtacttctttccgcctatatatcttccatataccctaaaaaacATCGAGGGCAAGATAGATCGGGGAGTTCCAACCGCcaagaagcctccgtagccaccaaagccaatctagaccctttccggACCCCTGCCATTAGGGGAATCCTTCTccgtggccatcttcatcatc
Coding sequences within it:
- the LOC125536273 gene encoding protein DETOXIFICATION 35-like, with product MGSDAAAVSTAREAARMAWDESKRLWGIGTPIAIATLSMYAVSSVTTIFVGHLGNLPLAAASIGLSVFSTFSLGFLLGMGSALETLCGQAFGAGQVAMLGVYLQRSWIVLIAAALLMVPFYVFAEPLLLAVGQDPVLAREAARFSLYILPGALSFAVNFPTGKFLQAQSKVLVLAWIGVAGLCFHVALTYLLVTVLGWGTPGAAAAYDLSLWAIALGQAAYIIGWCKDGWRGWSMAAFHDMWAFVKLSLESAVMLCLEIWYLGMITVLTGNLQDAQIAVDSLGVCMNINGWECMIFIGLNAAISVRVSNELGSGRPRAAMHAVVVVIAESLLIGLLCMALVLIFRDNFAIIYTTDLELQHAVSKIAGLLGLTMVLNSVQPVVSGVAIGGGWQGLVAYINLVCYYVFGLPLGYLLGYKFNYGVGGIWAGMLSGVALQTLILLFIVWRTDWNAEAALASSRVQKWGGIDGTKPLLEDN